One window of Quercus robur chromosome 5, dhQueRobu3.1, whole genome shotgun sequence genomic DNA carries:
- the LOC126729031 gene encoding putative Peroxidase 48, which produces MLIPIFDIELMRKLSLLIFLLCVWISLKNQNAEPKKGITTARWSSSVNSSLVFSASPLPQLMVLSSKKDVLEFNDSGSLEYNFYRNSCPQAEQIVRAVVQRLHEARPDVVPALLRLVFHDCFIEGCDASVLLDAAEGIDSEKESPPNETLKGFDVIGIIKSELEEACPGVVSCADILVLAARDSVALAGGPFYPLCTGRRDSSNSFSDLATNELPSPFHDLSQTLASFASRGFDEREAVSLLGAHSIGVIHCKFLQNRLYNFSGTDGPDPSVETSFLNLMRSKCNNTHTSSSSSSATAYSYGGSLSSYGAQQSPSHDGSPSSSPEEPGMAMDYEGPRSPFGTLYYHSLLQGRGILYVDQQLMAGEETGNWVSAYASHTSLFRRDFALAMMKLSNLQVLTAPTGHIRLNCSKVG; this is translated from the exons ATGCTAATTCCAATCTTTGACATAGAGCTAATGAGAAAATTAAGccttcttatatttttactatgCGTTTGGATCTCTCTCAAGAACCAAAATGCTGAACCCAAGAAGGGTATTACCACTGCTAGATGGTCTTCTTCAGTGAATTCATCTTTGGTTTTCTCGGCTTCGCCATTGCCTCAGCTCATGGTTTTGTCTTCAAAGAAAGATGTTCTTGAGTTCAATGATTCAGGGTCACTTGAGTACAATTTCTACCGCAATTCGTGTCCGCAAGCCGAGCAAATTGTTCGAGCCGTTGTCCAGCGTCTGCATGAAGCTCGGCCTGACGTGGTTCCTGCCCTCCTGCGGCTTGTCTTCCATGACTGCTTCATTGAG GGATGTGACGCTTCTGTTCTGTTGGATGCTGCTGAAGGAATTGATTCTGAGAAAGAGTCTCCTCCTAATGAAACGTTAAAAGGTTTTGATGTAATTGGCATTATCAAGTCAGAGCTCGAAGAAGCATGCCCTGGAGTTGTTTCTTGTGCTGACATTCTTGTTTTGGCAGCCAGAGATAGTGTTGCTTTG GCTGGTGGTCCATTCTATCCTCTGTGTACTGGTAGGAGAGACAGCTCTAATTCTTTCTCAGACCTTGCAACAAATGAGCTTCCTTCACCCTTTCATGATCTATCCCAAACCCTTGCATCTTTTGCATCAAGGGGATTTGATGAAAGAGAAGCTGTCAGTCTCTTAG GTGCCCACAGCATCGGTGTGATCCACTGCAAATTCTTGCAAAACCGTCTCTACAACTTCAGCGGTACTGATGGGCCTGACCCATCTGTAGAAACAAGTTTCCTGAACCTCATGAGATCAAAATGCAATAACACCCACacatcttcctcttcctcttcagCAACAGCATATTCTTATGGCGGCTCACTGTCATCATATGGAGCACAACAATCACCTTCCCATGATGGCTCGCCATCTTCCTCACCTGAGGAGCCTGGAATGGCTATGGACTACGAGGGGCCTAGATCACCGTTTGGAACCCTGTACTACCATAGTCTTTTGCAAGGTAGAGGAATCCTTTATGTTGACCAGCAGCTAATGGCAGGGGAAGAGACTGGGAATTGGGTCAGCGCATATGCTTCACATACCTCCTTGTTCCGCCGAGACTTTGCCCTGGCAATGATGAAGCTCTCAAACCTCCAAGTCTTGACAGCACCAACGGGTCATATCCGCCTCAATTGTTCAAAAGTGGGGTGA
- the LOC126725472 gene encoding uncharacterized protein LOC126725472 has translation MLLGKTIYKTKTLFQKTLENLQYIFFGGYQKLSKPASFSPFSRRSGKRKDHQRDQFYTNFCDEWEANLCKAKESYDNSIMASKDPKKEEDACGGSFMKFAKQSPVDSIEEGVVKEKNKESPQIEKGEESCSKKMNGACQGLAQKKKDLEMMGVGDVEQVLDIEEALHYYSRLTSPVYLDIVDKFFTDMYTEFSTPQASASINNSKRLDSISV, from the coding sequence ATGCTGCTTggaaaaactatatataaaaccaaGACCCTTTTTCAGAAAACTCTTGAAAACCTCCAGTATATCTTCTTTGGAGGGTACCAGAAGCTTTCAAAACCAGCTTCCTTCAGTCCCTTCTCTCGTCGCAGTGGCAAGCGAAAAGATCATCAAAGAGATCAATTCTATACTAATTTTTGTGATGAATGGGAGGCCAATCTATGTAAGGCGAAGGAGAGCTACGATAATAGTATAATGGCCTCAAAAGATCCCAAGAAGGAAGAAGATGCATGTGGTGGAAGCTTCATGAAGTTTGCAAAGCAAAGTCCTGTGGACAGCATAGAAGAAGGGGtggtaaaagaaaagaacaaagaaagtcCCCAAATAGAGAAAGGAGAAGAGTCATGTTCTAAGAAAATGAATGGAGCTTGCCAAGGTTTAGCGCAAAAGAAGAAGGATTTGGAAATGATGGGTGTAGGTGATGTGGaacaagtgttggacatagaaGAGGCTCTTCACTACTATTCTCGCCTTACAAGCCCGGTTTACCTAGACATTGTCGACAAATTTTTCACAGACATGTACACAGAATTCTCTACTCCGCAGGCCTCTGCCAGCATCAACAATTCGAAGAGACTTGACTCGATTAGCGTGTAG
- the LOC126725471 gene encoding uncharacterized protein LOC126725471 isoform X1, giving the protein MEQVEEEGKWESKFPAFPYKPYSIQIDFMNSLYHSLNKGGVSMLESPTGTGKTLSIICSALQWVVDRRQQQKSEKEGDSGKNRDGECGSDDEPDWIKGFVVNKDDQGQEKKNKTKKYGVGFGKPDKRGNQESCRDLFSQRMEGEDLVTKKEGENLQKKNDAVELSDEEFLLEDYESDEEGSGGKSKRKAGGGSLSLSSDGEEEEDHSDEEEEEKLKVYFCSRTHSQLSQFIKELRKTEFANEMQVVCLGSRKNFCINKEVLKLGNSNRINERCLELQKNNKKEVSKIKNLGAGGRIRRTKACSGCPMLRKPKLQRQFRGEISQQGALDIEDLVNLGRNMGTCPYYGSRSMVPAADLVILPYQSLLSKSSRESLGLNLKNNIVIIDEAHNLADSLISMYDSKISLLQLENVHSHIGRYFERFRNLLGPGNRRYIQTLMVLTQAFLRSLLEGTSVDLPQTSGANGVFYVSMAINDFLFSLSIDNINLVKLVQYIKESNIIHKVSSYGDKMASLQKCSANYDTREFSEEESTLSGFRALSDMLQSLTNNNGDGRIIVSRSQPTCSGQKGGYIKYVMLTGEKIFSEIVDQAHAVLLAGGTLQPIEETRERLFPWLPPNQLHFFTCSHIVPPESILPVAVSRGPSGQSFDFSYSSRSSSIMIQELGLLLCNLVTVVPEGIVVFFSSFDYEGQVHDAWKASGIMERIMKKKRLFREPRKSMDVESVLKEYKETINTLSTGDSKENPASQSGAILLAVVGGKISEGINLSDGMGRCMVMVGLPYPSPSDIELIERVKHIEGLGTSNPMKPPKFSVTEEAYNGDVKAGFDILRSCRRRGKEYYENLCMKAVNQSIGRAIRHVNDYAAILLVDARYSSDPSNRSLSHPTNKLPQWIKNRLVSSTDSYGEVHRLLHQFFRFNKKRGSQ; this is encoded by the exons ATGGAAcaagtagaagaagaaggaaaatggGAATCAAAATTCCCAGCATTTCCATACAAGCCGTACTCTATCCAGATCGACTTCATGAACTCCCTCTACCATTCTCTCAACAAAGGCGGCGTCTCCATGCTCGAAAGCCCCactg gGACTGGTAAAACATTAAGTATCATCTGTAGTGCTTTGCAATGGGTGGTTGACCGAAGGCAACAACAGAAATCAGAAAAAGAAGGTGATTCTGGTAAGAATCGGGATGGTGAGTGTGGCTCAGATGATGAGCCTGATTGGATAAAAGGCTTTGTTGTGAACAAAGATGACCAAGGTcaggagaagaagaataagaCAAAGAAATATGGTGTTGGATTTGGAAAACCCGATAAGAGAGGGAATCAGGAAAGTTGTAGGGACTTGTTCTCGCAGAGGATGGAGGGGGAAGATTTAGTTAcaaagaaagagggagagaatttgcaaaagaaaaatgatgcaGTGGAGTTGAGTGATGAGGAGTTTTTGTTGGAAGATTATGAAAGTGATGAGGAAGGGTCTGGTGGGAAGTCAAAGAGGAAGGCTGGTGGGGGGTCTCTTAGTTTATCAAGTGAtggagaagaggaagaagatcaCTCTgatgaggaagaggaggagaagTTGAAGGTTTATTTTTGTAGTCGAACACATTCACAGCTTTCACAGTTCATAAAGGAGTTAAGAAAGACAGAATTCGCTAATGAGATGCAGGTTGTGTGTTTGGGTTCTAGGAAAAATTTCTGCATCAATAAAG AGGTATTAAAACTTGGAAACTCCAATCGAATTAATGAGCGGTGCTTGGAGCTtcaaaagaacaacaaaaaagagGTTTCCAAGATCAAG AACTTAGGTGCAGGAGGAAGAATACGCAGGACCAAGGCCTGTTCTGGATGCCCAATGCTTAGAAAACCTAAATTACAAAGACAATTCAGAGGTGAGATATCTCAACAAGGAGCCTTGGATATTGAAGATCTTGTTAACCTTGGAAGAAATATGGGAACTTGTCCATATTATGGCTCCCGAAGCATGGTCCCTGCAGCTGATCTTGTGATTCTACCCTATCAATCTCTTCTATCAAAATCATCCCGCGAATCACTTGGCTTAAATTTGAagaataatattgttataatagATGAGGCTCACAATCTAGCTGATTCACTCATCAGCATGTATGACTCAAAAATTAGTTTGTTACAG TTGGAGAATGTACATTCCCACATAGGGAGGTACTTTGAGAGATTTCGCAATCTCTTGGGACCTGGTAATCGTAGATATATCCAAACCCTGATGGTCCTTACTCAGGCTTTCCTCCGAAGTTTACTTGAGGGTACAAGTGTAGATCTTCCTCAAACTTCTGGAGCAAATGGTGTCTTCTATGTTTCAATGGCCATTaatgattttctattttcactCAGTATAGACAACATCAACTTGGTGAAATTGgtccagtatataaaggaaagcAACATCATCCACAAG GTCAGCAGTTATGGGGATAAAATGGCTAGCTTGCAAAAATGTTCAGCAAACTATGACACTAGGGAATTTAGTGAGGAGGAAAGCACTCTGTCAGGTTTCCGGGCATTATCTGATATGTTGCAATCACTTACAAACAATAATGGTGATGGAAGGATTATTGTCTCAAGGTCTCAACCAACATGCTCAGGACAAAAAGGAGGATACATAAAATATGTTATGCTCACTGGTGAAAAGATCTTTTCTGAG ATTGTGGACCAAGCACATGCTGTTCTACTGGCAGGAGGAACTCTGCAACCTATAGAAGAAACAAGGGAGCGACTCTTCCCATGGCTACCACCAAATCAGTTGCATTTCTTTACATGTAGTCACATTGTCCCTCCTGAGAGTATTTTGCCAGTTGCAGTTTCCCGTGGCCCTTCTGGTCAGTCTTTTGATTTTAGCTACAGCTCTAGAAGCTCGTCAATCATG ATCCAGGAGCTAGGGCTTTTGCTTTGCAATTTGGTAACAGTGGTTCCTGAAGGAATCGTTGTGTTCTTCTCTTCGTTTGATTATGAAGGACAGGTCCATGATGCATGGAAGGCTTCAGGCATCATGGAAAGGATTATGAAGAAGAAACGTTTATTTAGGGAGCCTAGAAAAAGTATGGATGTGGAATCTGTTCTTAAGGAATACAAGGAAACGATTAATACATTGTCTACTGGGGATTCAAAAGAAAATCCAGCCTCTCAGAGTGGTGCAATACTCCTTGCTGTTGTTGGTGGAAAGATATCAGAAGGTATCAACTTAAGTGATGGAATGGGTCGATGTATGGTTATGGTTGGCCTGCCCTATCCTAGCCCATCTGATATTGAGTTGATTGAGAGGGTGAAGCATATTGAAGGTCTGGGAACTTCAAATCCCATGAAACCTCCCAAATTTTCAGTCACTGAAGAAGCTTACAATGGAGATGTAAAGGCTGGGTTTGACATCCTAAGAAGTTGCAGGCGCAGAGGAAAAGAATACTATGAAAATCTTTGCATGAAAGCTGTAAATCAATCAATTG GTAGAGCAATTCGGCATGTAAATGACTATGCAGCAATTTTGTTGGTTGACGCTCGGTATTCATCTGATCCATCAAATAGAAGCTTATCTCACCCAACTAACAAGCTCCCACAATGGATAAAAAATCGTCTAGTTTCTTCTACTGATAGCTATGGTGAAGTTCATAGACTGTTGCATCAGTTCTTCAGATTCAACAAGAAGAGAGGAAGTCAGTAG
- the LOC126725471 gene encoding uncharacterized protein LOC126725471 isoform X2, with protein sequence MEQVEEEGKWESKFPAFPYKPYSIQIDFMNSLYHSLNKGGVSMLESPTGTGKTLSIICSALQWVVDRRQQQKSEKEGDSGKNRDGECGSDDEPDWIKGFVVNKDDQGQEKKNKTKKYGVGFGKPDKRGNQESCRDLFSQRMEGEDLVTKKEGENLQKKNDAVELSDEEFLLEDYESDEEGSGGKSKRKAGGGSLSLSSDGEEEEDHSDEEEEEKLKVYFCSRTHSQLSQFIKELRKTEFANEMQVVCLGSRKNFCINKEVLKLGNSNRINERCLELQKNNKKEVSKIKNLGAGGRIRRTKACSGCPMLRKPKLQRQFRGEISQQGALDIEDLVNLGRNMGTCPYYGSRSMVPAADLVILPYQSLLSKSSRESLGLNLKNNIVIIDEAHNLADSLISMYDSKISLLQLENVHSHIGRYFERFRNLLGPGNRRYIQTLMVLTQAFLRSLLEDNINLVKLVQYIKESNIIHKVSSYGDKMASLQKCSANYDTREFSEEESTLSGFRALSDMLQSLTNNNGDGRIIVSRSQPTCSGQKGGYIKYVMLTGEKIFSEIVDQAHAVLLAGGTLQPIEETRERLFPWLPPNQLHFFTCSHIVPPESILPVAVSRGPSGQSFDFSYSSRSSSIMIQELGLLLCNLVTVVPEGIVVFFSSFDYEGQVHDAWKASGIMERIMKKKRLFREPRKSMDVESVLKEYKETINTLSTGDSKENPASQSGAILLAVVGGKISEGINLSDGMGRCMVMVGLPYPSPSDIELIERVKHIEGLGTSNPMKPPKFSVTEEAYNGDVKAGFDILRSCRRRGKEYYENLCMKAVNQSIGRAIRHVNDYAAILLVDARYSSDPSNRSLSHPTNKLPQWIKNRLVSSTDSYGEVHRLLHQFFRFNKKRGSQ encoded by the exons ATGGAAcaagtagaagaagaaggaaaatggGAATCAAAATTCCCAGCATTTCCATACAAGCCGTACTCTATCCAGATCGACTTCATGAACTCCCTCTACCATTCTCTCAACAAAGGCGGCGTCTCCATGCTCGAAAGCCCCactg gGACTGGTAAAACATTAAGTATCATCTGTAGTGCTTTGCAATGGGTGGTTGACCGAAGGCAACAACAGAAATCAGAAAAAGAAGGTGATTCTGGTAAGAATCGGGATGGTGAGTGTGGCTCAGATGATGAGCCTGATTGGATAAAAGGCTTTGTTGTGAACAAAGATGACCAAGGTcaggagaagaagaataagaCAAAGAAATATGGTGTTGGATTTGGAAAACCCGATAAGAGAGGGAATCAGGAAAGTTGTAGGGACTTGTTCTCGCAGAGGATGGAGGGGGAAGATTTAGTTAcaaagaaagagggagagaatttgcaaaagaaaaatgatgcaGTGGAGTTGAGTGATGAGGAGTTTTTGTTGGAAGATTATGAAAGTGATGAGGAAGGGTCTGGTGGGAAGTCAAAGAGGAAGGCTGGTGGGGGGTCTCTTAGTTTATCAAGTGAtggagaagaggaagaagatcaCTCTgatgaggaagaggaggagaagTTGAAGGTTTATTTTTGTAGTCGAACACATTCACAGCTTTCACAGTTCATAAAGGAGTTAAGAAAGACAGAATTCGCTAATGAGATGCAGGTTGTGTGTTTGGGTTCTAGGAAAAATTTCTGCATCAATAAAG AGGTATTAAAACTTGGAAACTCCAATCGAATTAATGAGCGGTGCTTGGAGCTtcaaaagaacaacaaaaaagagGTTTCCAAGATCAAG AACTTAGGTGCAGGAGGAAGAATACGCAGGACCAAGGCCTGTTCTGGATGCCCAATGCTTAGAAAACCTAAATTACAAAGACAATTCAGAGGTGAGATATCTCAACAAGGAGCCTTGGATATTGAAGATCTTGTTAACCTTGGAAGAAATATGGGAACTTGTCCATATTATGGCTCCCGAAGCATGGTCCCTGCAGCTGATCTTGTGATTCTACCCTATCAATCTCTTCTATCAAAATCATCCCGCGAATCACTTGGCTTAAATTTGAagaataatattgttataatagATGAGGCTCACAATCTAGCTGATTCACTCATCAGCATGTATGACTCAAAAATTAGTTTGTTACAG TTGGAGAATGTACATTCCCACATAGGGAGGTACTTTGAGAGATTTCGCAATCTCTTGGGACCTGGTAATCGTAGATATATCCAAACCCTGATGGTCCTTACTCAGGCTTTCCTCCGAAGTTTACTTGAGG ACAACATCAACTTGGTGAAATTGgtccagtatataaaggaaagcAACATCATCCACAAG GTCAGCAGTTATGGGGATAAAATGGCTAGCTTGCAAAAATGTTCAGCAAACTATGACACTAGGGAATTTAGTGAGGAGGAAAGCACTCTGTCAGGTTTCCGGGCATTATCTGATATGTTGCAATCACTTACAAACAATAATGGTGATGGAAGGATTATTGTCTCAAGGTCTCAACCAACATGCTCAGGACAAAAAGGAGGATACATAAAATATGTTATGCTCACTGGTGAAAAGATCTTTTCTGAG ATTGTGGACCAAGCACATGCTGTTCTACTGGCAGGAGGAACTCTGCAACCTATAGAAGAAACAAGGGAGCGACTCTTCCCATGGCTACCACCAAATCAGTTGCATTTCTTTACATGTAGTCACATTGTCCCTCCTGAGAGTATTTTGCCAGTTGCAGTTTCCCGTGGCCCTTCTGGTCAGTCTTTTGATTTTAGCTACAGCTCTAGAAGCTCGTCAATCATG ATCCAGGAGCTAGGGCTTTTGCTTTGCAATTTGGTAACAGTGGTTCCTGAAGGAATCGTTGTGTTCTTCTCTTCGTTTGATTATGAAGGACAGGTCCATGATGCATGGAAGGCTTCAGGCATCATGGAAAGGATTATGAAGAAGAAACGTTTATTTAGGGAGCCTAGAAAAAGTATGGATGTGGAATCTGTTCTTAAGGAATACAAGGAAACGATTAATACATTGTCTACTGGGGATTCAAAAGAAAATCCAGCCTCTCAGAGTGGTGCAATACTCCTTGCTGTTGTTGGTGGAAAGATATCAGAAGGTATCAACTTAAGTGATGGAATGGGTCGATGTATGGTTATGGTTGGCCTGCCCTATCCTAGCCCATCTGATATTGAGTTGATTGAGAGGGTGAAGCATATTGAAGGTCTGGGAACTTCAAATCCCATGAAACCTCCCAAATTTTCAGTCACTGAAGAAGCTTACAATGGAGATGTAAAGGCTGGGTTTGACATCCTAAGAAGTTGCAGGCGCAGAGGAAAAGAATACTATGAAAATCTTTGCATGAAAGCTGTAAATCAATCAATTG GTAGAGCAATTCGGCATGTAAATGACTATGCAGCAATTTTGTTGGTTGACGCTCGGTATTCATCTGATCCATCAAATAGAAGCTTATCTCACCCAACTAACAAGCTCCCACAATGGATAAAAAATCGTCTAGTTTCTTCTACTGATAGCTATGGTGAAGTTCATAGACTGTTGCATCAGTTCTTCAGATTCAACAAGAAGAGAGGAAGTCAGTAG